From the Synechococcus sp. HK01-R genome, one window contains:
- a CDS encoding alpha-E domain-containing protein, translated as MLSRVADSLYWINRYVERAENISRFVEVSEAMALDCPPGSAEPWLPLVEASGDREAFDQHYPGQNPKEVIRFLVSDRDNPNSIVSCIAMARENARQIRDVITTEMWEQINGLYWSLQDGEAIWQEPEQEQLRDIRRGCQLFYGITDATLSRDLSWLFSQLGRLIERADKTSRILDVKYFLLLPSPEEVGGVLDELQWIALLRSAGAYQMFRQSMQEAIAPSAVASFLLLDPTFPRSVRCCLQGISDTLQQIQRQPVPGPPDDLECLRGQLLARWSFVRIDSLIHSGLHEAIDHLQADLNRLHQLIHERYFTLSDLRSIPADPACALS; from the coding sequence ATGTTGAGCCGCGTTGCCGATTCGCTCTACTGGATCAATCGCTACGTGGAGCGTGCCGAGAACATCTCCCGCTTCGTGGAGGTGAGTGAAGCGATGGCGCTCGACTGCCCACCAGGCAGTGCCGAGCCCTGGCTGCCATTGGTGGAGGCCAGTGGAGACCGAGAAGCCTTTGATCAGCACTACCCGGGCCAGAACCCGAAGGAGGTGATCCGCTTCCTTGTCTCTGATCGAGACAACCCCAACAGCATCGTGAGCTGCATCGCCATGGCCCGGGAGAACGCGCGCCAGATCCGCGATGTGATCACCACAGAGATGTGGGAGCAGATCAATGGTCTCTACTGGAGTCTCCAGGATGGTGAGGCGATTTGGCAGGAACCGGAGCAGGAGCAGCTACGCGACATCCGTCGCGGTTGTCAGCTGTTTTACGGGATTACGGATGCCACCCTCAGCCGGGATCTGTCCTGGCTCTTCAGCCAACTCGGTCGCCTGATTGAGCGAGCCGACAAGACGTCCCGCATCCTGGACGTGAAATATTTCCTGCTGTTGCCCTCACCGGAAGAGGTGGGGGGCGTACTCGACGAACTGCAATGGATCGCCCTGCTGCGCTCTGCCGGGGCCTATCAGATGTTTCGCCAGAGCATGCAGGAGGCGATCGCCCCCAGCGCCGTGGCCTCATTCCTGCTGCTGGATCCCACCTTCCCCCGCTCCGTGCGCTGCTGCCTCCAGGGCATCAGCGACACCCTGCAACAGATCCAGCGCCAGCCGGTGCCAGGTCCACCCGATGACCTGGAATGCCTGCGTGGCCAACTGCTCGCGCGCTGGAGTTTCGTGCGCATTGATTCCCTCATCCACTCCGGTCTGCATGAGGCGATCGATCACCTCCAGGCGGATCTGAACCGCTTGCATCAGCTGATTCACGAGCGTTACTTCACCCTCAGCGATCTCCGTTCCATCCCTGCCGATCCCGCATGCGCGCTCAGCTGA
- a CDS encoding transglutaminase family protein, whose translation MRAQLIHRLNYRYAAPVSLGEHRLCLQPRGQGFQRLISHQLEISPDPMHRHELVASSGDEICRVRFLGATDRLSFIARSLVETRSAPPLESCFSGMEPSLPYPRGLLNKDLQGALEGWLPDGQHDPSAVELAQDALMGSNQQALPFLRQLVEMIQDRVKYTQRHIGPAWPAGRTLRERVGSCRDLAMLMIECCRCVGLPARFVSGYHLVDPAPEQYDLHAWAEVYLPGAGWRGFDPSGSGAIDDRYIVLASSSRPELTAAVTGSFSGPPNTASDLSWSIEAEIDGCGLLLRGEQGQETDSKQTQAA comes from the coding sequence ATGCGCGCTCAGCTGATCCATCGCCTCAACTACCGCTACGCAGCTCCGGTGAGCCTTGGGGAGCACCGTCTCTGCCTGCAACCGAGAGGTCAGGGATTCCAGCGACTGATCAGCCATCAATTGGAGATCAGCCCCGACCCGATGCATCGTCACGAACTGGTGGCCTCCAGCGGCGATGAAATCTGCCGGGTGCGTTTTCTCGGCGCCACCGACCGGCTCAGCTTCATCGCCCGAAGCCTGGTGGAAACCCGCAGTGCACCGCCGCTTGAGAGCTGTTTCAGTGGCATGGAGCCCTCGTTGCCCTATCCGCGCGGCCTGCTGAACAAGGATCTCCAGGGGGCGCTTGAGGGCTGGCTGCCCGATGGACAACACGATCCCTCGGCGGTGGAGCTGGCCCAGGATGCACTGATGGGCAGCAATCAACAGGCCCTGCCCTTTCTGCGCCAACTGGTGGAGATGATTCAAGATCGGGTCAAATACACCCAGCGCCACATTGGTCCGGCCTGGCCCGCCGGCCGCACCCTCCGGGAGCGAGTCGGTTCATGCCGAGACCTGGCCATGCTGATGATCGAATGCTGCCGCTGTGTGGGTCTGCCAGCTCGCTTCGTGAGCGGTTACCACCTGGTGGATCCAGCCCCGGAGCAGTACGACCTGCATGCCTGGGCGGAGGTGTATTTGCCCGGTGCCGGCTGGCGAGGCTTCGATCCAAGCGGCAGCGGCGCCATCGATGATCGCTACATCGTGCTGGCCAGTTCCTCAAGGCCCGAGCTCACAGCAGCGGTAACCGGCAGTTTCAGTGGGCCGCCGAACACCGCCAGCGACCTGAGCTGGAGCATTGAAGCGGAGATTGATGGCTGTGGCCTGCTGCTCCGAGGGGAACAAGGGCAGGAGACTGACTCCAAGCAAACTCAGGCCGCCTGA